The following are from one region of the Amylibacter sp. IMCC11727 genome:
- the aroB gene encoding 3-dehydroquinate synthase has translation MREQVHVALGTRSYDIEIGTDLLGQSGSFIAPMLQRKKVAIITDETVAGLHLTTLLEGLHAEGIEAVTLTLPAGEATKSWDNIQNSVEWLLAEKIERDDILIAFGGGVIGDLAGFAAAIVRRGIRFVQIPTTLLSQVDSSVGGKTGINSPHGKNLVGAFYQPQLVLADVSVLGTLTRRDYLAGYGEVAKYGLLGDATYWEWLEENASAAAEGDVAKRIYAVKRSCEMKANIVARDEQERGDRALLNLGHTFGHALEAATGYSDRLLHGEGVSIGCSLAFEVSQRLGFCSQEAPSRVREHFKAMGMKCDLSEIDGDLPDADGLIALMGQDKKVRAGVIGFIMARGLGDAFVTRDVDLSVVKDVLERALAQR, from the coding sequence ATGCGCGAACAAGTACATGTTGCCCTTGGCACACGGTCCTATGACATTGAAATCGGTACGGATTTGCTGGGCCAAAGCGGATCGTTTATTGCACCAATGTTGCAGCGCAAAAAGGTGGCGATCATTACCGATGAAACTGTCGCTGGCCTGCATTTGACAACACTGCTTGAGGGGCTGCACGCTGAAGGGATAGAGGCTGTGACCCTAACCTTGCCTGCGGGCGAAGCTACGAAATCTTGGGATAACATCCAGAATTCCGTGGAATGGTTGCTGGCGGAAAAGATCGAACGGGATGACATACTCATCGCTTTTGGCGGTGGGGTCATCGGCGATCTGGCGGGCTTTGCGGCCGCTATTGTGCGCCGTGGCATTCGCTTTGTGCAAATTCCGACGACGCTGTTGTCACAGGTGGACAGCTCGGTTGGGGGTAAAACAGGGATCAACTCGCCCCACGGCAAAAACCTTGTGGGCGCTTTTTATCAGCCGCAATTGGTTTTGGCAGATGTGTCCGTGCTTGGCACGCTTACACGGCGGGATTATTTGGCAGGTTACGGCGAAGTCGCAAAATACGGTCTGCTTGGGGACGCTACATATTGGGAATGGCTTGAAGAAAACGCCAGTGCCGCCGCCGAAGGGGACGTGGCCAAACGCATTTATGCGGTGAAACGATCCTGCGAAATGAAAGCAAACATAGTTGCGCGCGATGAACAAGAACGGGGCGATCGAGCGTTGTTAAACCTTGGCCACACCTTCGGTCACGCGCTAGAGGCTGCAACAGGCTATTCTGATCGTTTGTTACACGGCGAAGGCGTATCCATCGGGTGTTCGCTGGCCTTTGAAGTGTCCCAACGGCTCGGGTTTTGCTCGCAAGAGGCCCCAAGCCGCGTGCGCGAACATTTTAAGGCAATGGGCATGAAATGTGACCTGTCTGAAATCGACGGCGATTTGCCAGATGCGGACGGTTTGATTGCCTTAATGGGGCAGGATAAAAAAGTCCGTGCAGGGGTAATCGGCTTCATCATGGCCCGCGGGCTGGGGGATGCTTTCGTTACGCGGGATGTGGATTTATCGGTGGTAAAAGACGTGCTGGAACGGGCGCTCGCGCAGCGTTAA